The DNA segment GCACAGATCAGAACCGAGACTCCCGCGGGAGCTGGAATGATGAAAATCCGCTTTTAAATTTAACGATCGGATACAACACTATAAAACGCATTTTTTCTCGCCAGGGCTGTATTTATTTTTCGGCGCGCCAAGAATTTAAAGTGTTAgttataattgttttaaaaaatgaaaactataCGAACCTGATTTCGGTTGAAAAGCTACTTCCGCTAGGGTAGAAACCCCTTTCAAGAAGCTTCCTTCTGGGACGCGTTTTTAATGTCCAAGAATTGTATCTCCCCTATGTAGTTTGCCAGCGAAATACCCCGCACGGTGCAAAAGGCCATCTCCGTACGGTCTACCGCAACACAGTCGCAATAATAATGGTGTTTCCCGTGGCCGTGTGTCTGGCGACCACTGTCGCGCACCGGCCGCGCACCGACCGATTGACGTCAGAGAGAGAATTTCCAAGGTTTTCTGTTGAGATTGGGGAGGAGAAAATAAAAGGAATAAAAGCAACGTCGGTCGTTCCGCCGGTGGCGCGTGCGCAGGGTGCTGGCTTCAACGGCTTCGGTCCTGTCTATTTTAGCCCTCGTCTCTCTCGTCTCGTCTCGTGGAGTCGTCGGCCCTGCTGCCACAACAGCAACTCTTATAGCAGCATCCACTCCCCCCTCCCTCGCATGCCGGCTTGATTTTCGCTTCCCGATAGTGAATTTAAGCACCAACCATTTTGCGCCCGTTTATGCGATTAGAGAACAGCGGGGCAAACAtcacacgcgtgtgtgtgttcaagATCATTTTGTACTGATCGACAGCAGCTGCCGGCAGATCTCCacccaggggggggggggtgtgatGCTGTTGAATGTGAGGGCAGTAAAAAGTTTGTATATTTCGACAGTAGGCACCTCTTTCCTCTCCCTTCTCACTTTAATCTGCGTCACGCTTAGGTCCTCGGGGATGCGGTTTTAGACGACATGgaaatttcataatttctcCACACGAAATTACAATTAACCTTGACGGCGCGCCCTGGCTCGCCGTAACCGGTTGGAAAACGTCCATCAACATCCTGTGTATAACAGTGGGGCAACAAAGTGGCTGCAGGCGTCTAGGGATAGAGGTAGCGGACCATTCGATTGGTACATTTTGTCTGCTGCCAGAATCTTTGAGTGTTCAGTGTAATGCACCAAACTAGTGTtgtgctctttggagcacacccacgactccgatccggcttgggctattgttagtccgataccgactccggcaaaaaacccgaaccactagttccgcccggagtcgttcggaaacGTCCataatcgtccggagtcgtccggagttacctggagtcgtttggagtcgtcacAGGAGCCGTCCGATGCAATGTGCTTGTAATCAGGCACTTCATTTCGTTTGAAGACCGGCTCCGGACAACTCTAACTCcaaccgattccggacgactccaaccgactccgaacgactccgactccaaacgCCTCCGGACTACTCCGCGGAGTTCCGAACAATTCCAAACGACTGCGGATAATGCTGGCCGGAACTAACTTTCGGATTCGGTTCGAAAATGATctgagtcgactccggatttttgccagctttacccatcactacaccAAACATAATTAATTGTTACAGGGCAAATGGGAATCGTTGGGATGCTGGAAGTTGGTGGATAGTTATACAGTACTTCTATTCTTAGCAGCGATTTTTAAGACCTAGTAGACACAATGTGTGTTTCTCTTTACACTGAGtagacaaaacaaatcaacaacaatGTGTGCCAATAAACACGCATAACTAATATAATTTCTCTCATTTCTCTCCCAACATCCGTTTCATGGTTTCAGGCGTGCATCGATGACAATCTGGACATGGTGGAGTTTCTCGTACAGAAAGGTGCCGACGTCAACCGGAAGGACAACGAAGGCTGGACACCGTTGCATGCCACAGCATCATGCGGGTAAACGAAGACCGATCGAACTAGTCGTTCGGTTCCACAAACCCAAATCCAAAGAATACAATTCTAACGCtacgtttgcttgttttgttgcagcTTTCTTAGTATAGCACGCTATCTGATAGAGAACGGTGCCGACCTGGCGTCGATCAACAGCGATGGCGAGCTGGCGGTCGATCTCGCCAACTCGGACGCGATGGAGGACCTGATCCAGCACCACCTGGACGAGCAGGGCATCGACTGCGAGGAGGCGCGCCAGGCGGAGGAGCGCATCATGCTGAGCGACGCGACCAAGTGGCTCCGCACGGACAGCCCGGACTGTGATAAGGCGCACCCGAAGACGGGCGCCACCGCGATACATGTCGCCGCCGCCAAGGGCTACATCGGcgtgctgaagctgctgctcgagGGCCGGGGCGACATCGACCGGCAGGACGTGGACGGCTGGACGCCGCTGCACGCGGCCGCCTACTGGGGCCAGAAGGAAGCCACACAGATGCTGCTGAACGCGAGCGCCGACATCGACGTGCAGAACTACAGCGGCCAGCTGGCGATCGACATTGCCCAGGACGATATCGTGCCTTTGCTGAAGGATGCCCGCAAGAACGGGAAGCGCACGAAGCGCAGACCACCTAGTCACGGAAATAGGTACGGTGGGGTTCTCGGATAGGCGCGCGTTTGCGAACGCGTACCTCATTTTGCGCCTGTGGCTTAATGTTTGCCTTTCTGTTCCTTTTCCGGTACATTGCACCCGCGTGATGGCGTGATGGTGGTAGGATTACGGACAACTTCGAAAATAGTACGGAAACGCCGACCAAGGTGATTCGGGTCGAGGTGAAACCGATTGACAGCAATAAGGAGAAGGAAGGTAGGTGTATAGGGCGATCAGATCAGCCGCGCCGTGTAACCACACATCCCGCGTGCCCCTCGGTGGCATACCCCCCTTCCCTTGCACACATGGTTTCGTGCGCGTCCCATCCCGCATTCCCGTTCATTTCCCCCCGTGTCCAAGCGGTCATTCGTTTTTGTCCATTGTCGATGGGGGTCAATTGAGTTGGCAAAGGCGATTGACTAATTGGATATCTGGAACGGAGAGGCTATTCGAGACACGAAAAAAACACTGCTGGCTTTTATCATACCGGCCCGGTGCCCCGTTGGATCACCCGCTCCCTTTGTTTGCGCTATGTGTCGctttgtgttttggtttttggacCAACGAAATCCAAATTAGAGTCACATAAGTTGGCTGTTGGGGGTCCGTATTTGGggggttttccttttctttcgccTTTCGTTTTCGCACATCCATATCTCGCCGGTATCACGATTGAGTTTCCGCTATGTAAAAGTGTATCTTGTTAAGTCAATATGATTCCCTTCAATACAACCTCCCACAATCACGCGCCCGCTGGACCCTTGGGTGTGGATGCTACCCAGCTGGTGGATCCGTCGCCGTCGActacggcgacgacgacgatggcggGGAAAATGTTGCCGAAGCGCTTCCGGAATCCCCGCAAGTTGCAGGAgaccaagaagaagaaaaagcagcAGATGAAAAAGATGAAGAGGAGGATGAGGAGACGATGGATGATACGGTAGACGAGGCGctggaagaggaagaggaggtagaggaggaggaggtggaagaggaagaggaagaagaggaggaagacgcagaggaagaagaggagcAACAAGAGCACGTCAGTGCGCAAGCGAGCCGTCCAGGCGAGGACGTAACCGATTCGTCCATCGGTAGCGTGCCATACCAGCAAGATCTTCCTTCACCCGCACAAATCAACCAAACAAAGGATGCCGAAAgcgaggaagaggaagaggaggaagaagaggaaaatgGCAGCGTATCGTCGGAACCGTACTCCTCCTCGAATCCGTCCGCCGATAGTAGTATGACCGAGTCCGAAACAGGTACAGCCAGCCAAACTGCGGACCATCCACTCCGCTGGTGGAATACAACCTTCCCCACTTGCCCTTATTGTGgctgcgtgagtgtgtgtgttggattcCACCAACCggatatgtttgtgtgtgtgtgtgtgcgtgaaagagaaaaatattCGCTCGCCATTCTGTAACGGTCGTGCAGCATACTCCCTACAGAACACGCTACTAGCGTTGGAGGGAGTTTGTTTGACCTCTGGcctgtgttgttttttctatgCAAGTGCTCGCTCTGTTTGATTACCTTTAATTTGAGACGTTTGATTTGAGTTGGTTAATTGACGACGTATGGTTTGGTTCGCTCGGTTTCCGTCGTTTTGTTTACTTCTGACTGTCGTGTGTTACAATGCGTTACACATGCGTTACAATTCCGCACACGATTCACAGATCCGAAAAGATGTTTGCGAAAAGGATTGTTTAGTGGGAATAACGATTTGGAGCGACTGTACGACATATCGGTACAATAAGAAACTCTATATTGCgcagtaaaattttaaaaatagtaGATAAAAACATAAGCTTTTAAGTGCTCATCAAAGCTCTCAAAAGGGATAAGATTGCACCGTACGACGTGTGTCACTATTCCCAGATCATACGCTTTTCTGGTCTGTGATGAATGTGAGGTGTGTTTGGCTGCTAGGCATGTTGAAAATGCACGTGCTATTTTGTGTAGAATTAATgctttatttccattttactAGTTTTGCTTGAAATAGTAACCATCTTGTCCGTGAAGTCCGCCGAACTACTAGCAGCATTCCTTGCGCTTGGATTGGTCTTTAATTGTATAATTGTTATtagttgatttaaaaaaatcattccacaTCAACGCAATTGGCAATCTGTTCCAAAAGACAAACTTTTATGAATCGATCCACAAAGGATGCTTTCGAACCGTTTGTAGTTTTACCGCGTGCTGTATGATTCTTGTTAATGCTAATCAACTAACCAACGTTACTGCAACGTGTGCTGTTTGGGGCCTGCAACGCACTATTCTGCTGTCGTTCCACAATGTTCTTACACGTGTcgtcttctttcttcttcttctattgtAATATCTAAAACCTCCCGTTCCTAACCGACTTGTGCTCACACTGCTGCCTGTGTATCGTGATATCTCGAACACCAACATGATCGTTCGGTGCGATGTGCTTCTCACAACGGTGGCCTGTCTGTGGTATTGGCTGTGCTTTAACCATCGACGAACAGACGAACTGTTGCCACGGCCCGTTCCAATCATCTCGCGACCGACGCCGGTTCCACTGACCACACAAATTGTAGCGCCGAAGCCACGTGTAACGGAGCCGCCGGTACCGTCGAACAATGCCGCACCAGCGATCGCTAACAATCCAGCGGCTCCACCAACGGCACCGTGGCGCCGTGCGCGTGCCGTACCGACGCCTGTGCCGCGCCACTTCTACGAGGAAGCACAGCAACCGCCGGCCGATGATGTCGTCGACTACGCTAACCTCGTTTTCACGTCCAAGCGCAACCGTAATGTTCTGTTCTTCTGTTCTGTTGTTTCTTACTGTTCTGTTCatgtgctgcttttgtttgctatttCGTATCGTTTCCTGTTCAGTGCTGTATTTTTTGCTCACGTTCAATATCTCATAATCGCTCATATAATCCTTCGTCGCAAGCTCCTTCATGTCGCTCACGGTGTGCTCCTGTGACGAAGCACCTCTACCTCATCGACCTTCCTGTACTTATGCGCCTATTTTCACATTGTACGATCAATCGCCTCGTTCTGTtactgctgatgctgccgTTTTTGTCGCCATTTGTGTATAGTTTTCCTAAGCATATTCGCAAGCATATTTCAAACCTTCATTTGCAAGAAGCAAAAACTAGATGGTGCAATGTATCCATCATGAAAGATGCATTGGCCACACCCTTATGCTTCCCATTGCTCTCATCTTCACGCTAATAGTATGGAAAATTCGAAAAATAAAGTTCAAATATTCGCGACTGCGTTGCGCCAGTTCTGCCATCTTTCGGTATCTTTGTTCGCACAGTTGAAAAATctaccaaataaaaaaaaaactgctagTTGATTTGGTTCATCTTTATAAAAAGCCCACTacacacaaccaaaaaaaaagaacatccaTTAGCTTTAATTTCGAGCCTTTgaagagttttgtttttgttattgagCAATTTTCTAAATAAGCATATGTGTTTACTCTCTTCCTTTCTTGTTGTAATTTTCATTCCTTCCTGCCTTCCCTGGCCGCCTCATCGCGCTACGAAACCAGTAGTTtcggaaaaggaaaataaaccaACTGAACCGGATGTGATACTGAGGAGAACCCAGAGCTTCGAGAGTGACGAAAAGTGAGTATTGCGCACCGTTCTGTGGAACCGTTTTGGGGTTTCTCTTCTattgctgtgtgtatgtgtttgtgtaccgtgtgcgcgtgtttttctttaattttattattattttgtttgaatattggttgctgatatggattttttCCCCGCGTTTCATTGGACCGTACAGATTTATTTGCGTTAAAGATTTTTATATTGATATTCGCATTTTACGTTTAAAGTTTAAAACCTCATTAACTGCTTTGCATGTTTCATTGCTCCAGTAATGTATAAAACAAGATTAAAACTGAAATTAAACGCAATCGAATCATGCACACAGGACAAGGACGTGTTTCTTCGTAATTGTTTTACGTTGTTTTAAAAATCCGTTTAATTCTTCTTATTAATGGCTTGTGTTTTCTAATTGTTTATTAACTCCCACTACCTTATCTCGGCACACCACTACTACCTGTGTGTATCATGGACATATACTTCTGCAACGGCACCTTTCCTGATGTTGAATACTTACAAACTACAACACAAAAACCCTAAAATACTACCGCATATATGGCcggttattgttttttgcacAACATCATCCAACATTTGCACTACACGACGCGGCCTACATACTACGTCATTACACTTGCAACATGTAACCACACACTGTCCTTCCCTTTCCTCGTACACGTACTCGTGACCAACACATTTGCTAAACATGGCCGCAAattatgtgcgcgcgcgtgtgtgtgtgtgtgtgtgtgtacaatgGCCCTATACAGGTTCTACCAGCGGTATGCCGAGCTGCGAGCACGAATACAGGCTAACTCATGCCCCCACACGATCCTACCATCGACGCCTATTAACACTAAAACCAGTACCGcctcgaacaacaacaacaacagcagcaacaacaacaacaataacaatagtactaccactaccactacggCGACGACGCCTGCATCGAACATTTCGTCGTATCTGGTGCAGCGGTCCGCCTCACTGAAGGATCATCGGACACTAAGGTAACACAAGAGCAATTATTCTGTACtccattttgctttttttttgttccttttaccaaaaaaaaagaagcaagaaaactcctctccctctctctttcactaTCTCCCTTCATGTCTCTGTAAGCACCTGTATCTATACCACGCCATTATTCATTGCTTTGTAAGATTTGCTCCAGCCTGGTTATGCTGTTTTCTTCTCGGTTTTGTGGAATGATACTGATGTTTTACTTACCTACACTTACCGCTTACCTGTATTGTTCAACACAAGTTTTCCGTGCCGCGACATACTGCAACTGAGATGAACTAATGATTCTCCGTTTCactcgttttttgttttgtaggaaAACAACAAGCAATTTGGTCCTGGGAAGCACGACCACATCACCGTCATCGGCGACCGGACCGGCGTCCGGCGCAGCCACCAACCTCGTGCCTCCAGCAGCAACCGGTACGGGTGCAGCGAACAACACAACGGGCAGCACCACGGGCAGCTCCGGTGCCGTCTCGCCACCGACCAGTCCGTCCGGAACGCCGACGACAACGCCCACTGCCGGACAGATCAGAAGGTAAGGAAGAGAGCCGGTTGGGAATGTTAGTTTTGGCCGTCGTGCCAGGCGGTGCGGGTTTTGAGTTCTTTCAATCAGGTAGTCTTCCCGTGTGAGCTGAAGAAGCTCAATGGTATCTTCATTGAATCGCGCGAACGCTCCCATCTTCATCAGTGtgtgtaatattttatttcacaaatATTTTCATGCTCCACTTCACTCGTGTCgactcgtgtgtgtgtgtgtatgttgccaTTTCGAAACTCGTTCCCCATACCACACCATGTACGGGCGCGTATCGACACCATCGTCACCAATCTTGCAGCTCCATACCCACACCAATCACCCTCAACAGCCACAAGAATACCACCATGAGCAACAACACTGATAACagtagcagcaccaccaccaccacaccgttCGGTGATCGCTACCGGAAGCGGTACGAGGATCAACCGGAGACGGTGCGCAAACCCTCGGCAACGAATAGCACGGTTGCGAATGATCATACCTCATCCACCACCACATCCGCTCCCGAGGCGGCCGATCACACGGCGCACGAGACCACGCTCACACCGGCCACCGGGCCCGAAACGAACAGGAACCACAGCCTGTTCGAACTCAACCGCAAATACATTGAGCAGGCGCAGAAGACGAAGATCAATAATGAGCGCAATAAATTTCTCTCCTCACTCAACGAGAAgagacagcagcagctccaggagcagcagcagcagcagcaggagcaacagcagcaacgacgTCAGCAACCAGCCGAACAGCCGAGGGGTGGTGGACGGTACGATGGCAGACCAGGCAAGCCGGAAGCGTCACAAGAGGAGGCGTCGTTCGAGGAACCGGCGGCAGTGAAGCTGATCATGCCATCGTACACCGCAGCTCCGGCTCCAACAGCGGTGCTGGAACAGCAGCCACCTGCGGGAACAACGCCGGTGACGACAACCAGCCCCTCGTCGAACAAGCTGTCGCCtggaaatattttcaaaaactttttcaagTAATGTCCACAAAGCGAACTAATGGTTGCTCAGTGTTTTTTGCAAGTGTTGTCCTAATCCGCATTGTTGTGTGCATTACGCGTGTGTTTGATGATAGTGACTTCAAGAGAGTCTTCGACGAGGGATGTTCAATCAGATGTTCATTTGTCTCTTGTTTAACTCTGCTGATGTTTTTCACTGATTTGCCTAGAATGTTGTCGAATTTTCAGAACGACACCAGTTCTGTATTCCCGCATGTGCTGTACCGAATGTACGAATAACACCCCCGGTTTGCCAGCGTGAAGATTTGCTCCACTTGTAGTTCGCGATCCTGAAATAACACCTTCCCAACACCGTATACAGAAACAGTCATACATATTGTCATTTCACACGGTCTGGAAAACAAACACCCCGTCCATCATTTTCTTCGCCTGAGCTTTTTCATTAAAACCTTAGTCGTTTTTTTGTCGAGATTGATGTAAATAACTAATGTTGTTTTCGCGTGTATGTTTAAAACACTCCATCATATAATTTAACATCtgtgtttgcattttaaaCCATTATTGCAGATCATTTGTACCACCGACGCGGGACGAAGAGAGCGAAACGCAACGCAAGGCCCATGCCAAGCGCGTCCGGGAGACGCGCCGCTCGACCCAGGGCGTCACGCTGGACGAGATCAAGAGTGCCGAGCAGCTGGTCAAGAAGAAGAACGCTACCGGAACGGGCAACGAAGTAAGTGTAATGCGTAAGCGCCGTGCGTTGCTCATCGAGCAACAGGAGCACCATCTGGGGGGTGGAAATAGAAAACGGGTGTGCATTAGGTGCCACCCGGACGTATCGTTAGGCTTATCGGAATGACAAGCACGCAACCACCGGGAGGGTTGTCAGTTGTTTAGGGGCTTATGCTTGAGATTGTTTGCATTTGggtttgaattgaaaatgaattaaCTTAAAACCGATTGTACTGTGGGTAAGTAATATTTTGTAACAAAAGCATCAatagttttatgattttttttttattattcttattattactGTGTGACAAATTGTTTGACGAAGGCTTTTGTTCGAGGTTTTACATTTTGTTCGcttctgtttgttgttttctttttttttgttttgttattaatgATATCGGTTGCGGTGATtaattggtaaaaaaaaacaatcattccAGAATCAtggtgttttatgtttaaacaAAAAGGCTCTAAATCAAAAAAAGGCTATGTTAGCTTTTTCCCATACTATTTTACATTTCGCTAGTAGAATGTTTGGCGAATATCGTAACGTTTTGGGGGTACATGAAAGCAAGATTGAAGATTGCGAAGCACAGAGGGGCATACTGAACACGCTTTGGAACGCTTTTCGAACGGCACGCATAGAAACATTGAGACGTTCGTCCCACCTGCACATTCATGATAAAGCATCTTGCTGTGGCGTTTCTCGTTTaagttgaaaacaaaaattgaacacATTTCGATCGAAAGGCAAGCAATTTTAGGCAGTATTAAGTGCGTTGGATTCATGATCATGAATGTACATATCTTTAAACCGATCCTATATTAACCTCTGACATTAACAGAACGACACAATGGCACCCGCGACTGcgacagcaacgacaacaaccaCGACAacgccatcatcaccatcctcATTATCATCCACTGCATCACCCTCATTTACCAACGATCGTGTGCCGGCGGTCGGCAGCACTggcgaccagcagcagcagcagcaaggcaGCAATCACGTAACGGAAGCATCCGCAGCACATGATGCGACCGGCGGCGGCGTTGGTGGTGGGTCGACGAAGGGGGAAGAAATCGCCGTCTCGGCTAGTTTCACGCTAGCCGCACCGGGATCGTCACTCGATGACGGTGGCGACGGTGGCggaggtggtggaggaggaggaggccaCCGAAGGCACCGTCGCAGTGTGGCCGGcatggacgaggaggaggaggatgacaGCAAGGTGACGGTGTCGTATACGATCAGTGCCCCGGTACGGCAGAGCTCGCCCAGCCCGAGGGCGGTGGcgtcggcggcggcagtgAGCACCTCCAAAGAAAGTGCCGATCCACTGGATGGAACCGGCGCTGGCGATGTTCCTGCCGTAACGGCAACGTTCCacgtgccagcagccgcgagCGAGCCGATGGTGGCGACCTCGGCCACCATCCGAACGTCGTCCGGCGCAGCGGGTGGTGTCGTGAGTAATAGTGATAGtaataccaccaccaccaccaccaccaccaacaacaacacctccaacagcaacaacaacaacaccagtgCATCCTCTAATACCAACCACAACACAGCCGCCACCACCTACACTAAACGTTCACTGTTCGATATCGATAACGCGAACTCACTAACACTGGCCGAGAAGCTGCGCCACGAGGCGAACAAGTACGCGATCGCGGCCGTGGCGGACGGCGACCTGGACAGCCACCTGGTGGCCCGGGTCCCCGCCAGCAACAGTGGCACTACTAAcagtggtggcggcggcggcggcgaaagcaacagcaccagcacgaACGCACCTGCGGACAATAGTGCAGCGAGTGCTGGTGCCGCCGTGCCGCCATCGCCAACACTGCGGAAGGCGGAACCGGCCACAACGACCACCACCGGTGTCACGGCCGAACGAAGGCCCTCGTGGCGGTTGAAGGTGGACGGTGGCAGCAAGGTAAGGACCGTTGTGTGTAACTTGGGGCTTGCCGTTTGCAACCAGAATGCAACAATAATCTTGCACATGGGACGGGTGGGGTTCATGATGCTTTTTACTACTACACTGCCGCATGGGTATTGCTATGGAATGGAGTGGAGGGGAAACTCCCTCATTGGGAGTTAGTAACGTGTGTGCGTGatgtgaattgt comes from the Anopheles coluzzii chromosome 2, AcolN3, whole genome shotgun sequence genome and includes:
- the LOC120952109 gene encoding protein phosphatase 1 regulatory subunit 12A isoform X10 — encoded protein: MSLDNRNTSAQYKRAEQLKRWEESEMNKKLSGAPKSPSSRRIKFSSGCIFLAACVAGDKEEVEWLLKNGADIDTANVDGLTALHQACIDDNLDMVEFLVQKGADVNRKDNEGWTPLHATASCGFLSIARYLIENGADLASINSDGELAVDLANSDAMEDLIQHHLDEQGIDCEEARQAEERIMLSDATKWLRTDSPDCDKAHPKTGATAIHVAAAKGYIGVLKLLLEGRGDIDRQDVDGWTPLHAAAYWGQKEATQMLLNASADIDVQNYSGQLAIDIAQDDIVPLLKDARKNGKRTKRRPPSHGNRITDNFENSTETPTKVIRVEVKPIDSNKEKEAGGSVAVDYGDDDDGGENVAEALPESPQVAGDQEEEKAADEKDEEEDEETMDDTVDEALEEEEEVEEEEVEEEEEEEEEDAEEEEEQQEHVSAQASRPGEDVTDSSIGSVPYQQDLPSPAQINQTKDAESEEEEEEEEEENGSVSSEPYSSSNPSADSSMTESETDELLPRPVPIISRPTPVPLTTQIVAPKPRVTEPPVPSNNAAPAIANNPAAPPTAPWRRARAVPTPVPRHFYEEAQQPPADDVVDYANLVFTSKRNLVSEKENKPTEPDVILRRTQSFESDEKFYQRYAELRARIQANSCPHTILPSTPINTKTSTASNNNNNSSNNNNNNNSTTTTTTATTPASNISSYLVQRSASLKDHRTLRKTTSNLVLGSTTTSPSSATGPASGAATNLVPPAATGTGAANNTTGSTTGSSGAVSPPTSPSGTPTTTPTAGQIRRSFVPPTRDEESETQRKAHAKRVRETRRSTQGVTLDEIKSAEQLVKKKNATGTGNENDTMAPATATATTTTTTTPSSPSSLSSTASPSFTNDRVPAVGSTGDQQQQQQGSNHVTEASAAHDATGGGVGGGSTKGEEIAVSASFTLAAPGSSLDDGGDGGGGGGGGGGHRRHRRSVAGMDEEEEDDSKVTVSYTISAPVRQSSPSPRAVASAAAVSTSKESADPLDGTGAGDVPAVTATFHVPAAASEPMVATSATIRTSSGAAGGVVSNSDSNTTTTTTTTNNNTSNSNNNNTSASSNTNHNTAATTYTKRSLFDIDNANSLTLAEKLRHEANKYAIAAVADGDLDSHLVARVPASNSGTTNSGGGGGGESNSTSTNAPADNSAASAGAAVPPSPTLRKAEPATTTTTGVTAERRPSWRLKVDGGSKFKLEDASTPNAATQSSSVASGGSVYEPSGPANQAPEHGLTTTKLTSSSALAQRRAQQQNGDSSSTATTGTTSSSVASSRPLSAPASGLAAGEQYNRVPGSAVTAAGEQQTGAAATDPNSPLHHLRRPPKSAGEENKENDKENDSRSTAQATQAVIQRRRRQKRRSTGVVSVGMEDLDPDRQDSPVDGDEKETGSERGRSRVGSTASELDTANQPQDSTRENGGDCIDYKALYEQEKVDNDKLKMALRKKDEEVVTLKAALDRFTTATTKNNSLSELEKRERRAMERKMSEMEEELKLLQKYKTENERLRAENRALTRVVSKLTTSAQNQIHASKQ
- the LOC120952109 gene encoding protein phosphatase 1 regulatory subunit 12A isoform X2; the encoded protein is MSLDNRNTSAQYKRAEQLKRWEESEMNKKLSGAPKSPSSRRIKFSSGCIFLAACVAGDKEEVEWLLKNGADIDTANVDGLTALHQACIDDNLDMVEFLVQKGADVNRKDNEGWTPLHATASCGFLSIARYLIENGADLASINSDGELAVDLANSDAMEDLIQHHLDEQGIDCEEARQAEERIMLSDATKWLRTDSPDCDKAHPKTGATAIHVAAAKGYIGVLKLLLEGRGDIDRQDVDGWTPLHAAAYWGQKEATQMLLNASADIDVQNYSGQLAIDIAQDDIVPLLKDARKNGKRTKRRPPSHGNRITDNFENSTETPTKVIRVEVKPIDSNKEKEAGGSVAVDYGDDDDGGENVAEALPESPQVAGDQEEEKAADEKDEEEDEETMDDTVDEALEEEEEVEEEEVEEEEEEEEEDAEEEEEQQEHVSAQASRPGEDVTDSSIGSVPYQQDLPSPAQINQTKDAESEEEEEEEEEENGSVSSEPYSSSNPSADSSMTESETDELLPRPVPIISRPTPVPLTTQIVAPKPRVTEPPVPSNNAAPAIANNPAAPPTAPWRRARAVPTPVPRHFYEEAQQPPADDVVDYANLVFTSKRNLSEKENKPTEPDVILRRTQSFESDEKFYQRYAELRARIQANSCPHTILPSTPINTKTSTASNNNNNSSNNNNNNNSTTTTTTATTPASNISSYLVQRSASLKDHRTLRKTTSNLVLGSTTTSPSSATGPASGAATNLVPPAATGTGAANNTTGSTTGSSGAVSPPTSPSGTPTTTPTAGQIRSSIPTPITLNSHKNTTMSNNTDNSSSTTTTTPFGDRYRKRYEDQPETVRKPSATNSTVANDHTSSTTTSAPEAADHTAHETTLTPATGPETNRNHSLFELNRKYIEQAQKTKINNERNKFLSSLNEKRQQQLQEQQQQQQEQQQQRRQQPAEQPRGGGRYDGRPGKPEASQEEASFEEPAAVKLIMPSYTAAPAPTAVLEQQPPAGTTPVTTTSPSSNKLSPGNIFKNFFKSFVPPTRDEESETQRKAHAKRVRETRRSTQGVTLDEIKSAEQLVKKKNATGTGNENDTMAPATATATTTTTTTPSSPSSLSSTASPSFTNDRVPAVGSTGDQQQQQQGSNHVTEASAAHDATGGGVGGGSTKGEEIAVSASFTLAAPGSSLDDGGDGGGGGGGGGGHRRHRRSVAGMDEEEEDDSKVTVSYTISAPVRQSSPSPRAVASAAAVSTSKESADPLDGTGAGDVPAVTATFHVPAAASEPMVATSATIRTSSGAAGGVVSNSDSNTTTTTTTTNNNTSNSNNNNTSASSNTNHNTAATTYTKRSLFDIDNANSLTLAEKLRHEANKYAIAAVADGDLDSHLVARVPASNSGTTNSGGGGGGESNSTSTNAPADNSAASAGAAVPPSPTLRKAEPATTTTTGVTAERRPSWRLKVDGGSKFKLEDASTPNAATQSSSVASGGSVYEPSGPANQAPEHGLTTTKLTSSSALAQRRAQQQNGDSSSTATTGTTSSSVASSRPLSAPASGLAAGEQYNRVPGSAVTAAGEQQTGAAATDPNSPLHHLRRPPKSAGEENKENDKENDSRSTAQATQAVIQRRRRQKRRSTGVVSVGMEDLDPDRQDSPVDGDEKETGSERGRSRVGSTASELDTANQPQDSTRENGGDCIDYKALYEQEKVDNDKLKMALRKKDEEVVTLKAALDRFTTATTKNNSLSELEKRERRAMERKMSEMEEELKLLQKYKTENERLRAENRALTRVVSKLTTSAQNQIHASKQ